Part of the Woronichinia naegeliana WA131 genome, GCACATTAAAACTATCCTTAAAAGGTTTTTCAGGTTCAATATCTTTCTGCTGACACAGGGCTAAATAATCATCAATCGCTTCCTCAAAATTAGCCCTTAAATCAACAACATTCTCACCTTCAAAACTAATCAAGCTACGGATATATTCTACTTTACCATAGAAGATTTGATCTTCATCGCTATAGTGAACAGAGCCGATATAATCTTTATACTGCATCATG contains:
- a CDS encoding type II toxin-antitoxin system HicB family antitoxin codes for the protein MNDMMQYKDYIGSVHYSDEDQIFYGKVEYIRSLISFEGENVVDLRANFEEAIDDYLALCQQKDIEPEKPFKDSFNVRVGSQIHR